Proteins from a genomic interval of Sphingobacterium sp. SYP-B4668:
- a CDS encoding outer membrane beta-barrel family protein — MKLLFSIFIFIIIASLPVAKAQTGSHIFGKVVNEKHETLSYTTVTLHNMDSGTVTIATITDSTGTFAFKNIIAGNYNISIKSLSHQEHIGAPFQISLSASNHNIGLIQLLSKSNAIGEVVIQQKKPLIEQHVDKMVVNVENSGLSDGSSSLDLLNKIPGLSVSTDGTVTLKGKSGTTIMINGKLTYLSADQLTNLLRSTSSLDVTKVEVMTNPSAKYEAAGESGIVNIVLKKGLKQGFNGSIGLNGGMGRGAQMGGSINLNYRTSKTNYFATYNQYYQNLENRQELTRYLMNNGTQQAEYISEQRNIEKPKLRSNNFRIGADFTLDSKNIIGFLINGGFGKYPKYEPTENDFRNATDHSLLWRAHTINEGRERWEDLLYNLNYVHKFDEDGHQLTVDLDHVYHYSKMDQSLQTTYTDDMQNPTRPLSARIGDIPSKNSAYVAKVDYTLPFRNGLKFEAGYKGSIVRTENDLRYDTLQNGIYLPDHKTSNHFIYQENIQAAYLNLNKEWGKLTTQVGLRGEYTDTKGEQITTDETFTKKYFDLFPSLFVTYTIADQHRVQANYSRRIERPSFWDMNPFRVYTDPFSYYEGNSKLDPSFSNSFELGYTLLGKYMVTTNYSHAKDVVNEIVGRDLLASNTVFERPVNLGTYTNMGVSLTVPTQFTRWWNATYFANFYYNRYELPMGEAISIRSGNTLAINGQNTFSLPKSWKLELGGNYTSGMTVGVHEIKSYGLIYTGIQKNFLNEKAMLKLVINDILKTNQRRYETMYTDIRTFGKINRDSRSVLLTFSYRFGGNISSSNNRSTGSEDIKNRL; from the coding sequence ATGAAATTACTATTTTCAATTTTTATATTCATCATTATTGCATCCTTACCAGTCGCTAAAGCACAGACCGGGTCACATATATTTGGAAAGGTGGTTAATGAAAAACATGAAACACTATCCTATACGACTGTGACGCTCCATAATATGGACAGCGGGACTGTCACTATTGCGACAATTACGGATAGCACTGGGACTTTTGCATTTAAAAATATTATTGCTGGTAACTATAACATATCAATAAAGAGTCTGTCGCATCAGGAACATATCGGCGCACCTTTCCAAATCAGTCTTTCAGCTTCGAATCACAATATTGGTTTAATTCAATTATTGAGTAAGTCGAATGCAATTGGCGAAGTCGTGATTCAACAGAAAAAACCGTTGATTGAACAGCATGTAGACAAAATGGTTGTGAATGTCGAGAACTCAGGACTTTCTGACGGAAGCTCAAGCCTAGACCTTCTTAATAAGATTCCTGGGTTATCGGTATCGACAGATGGTACAGTTACCCTTAAAGGTAAATCTGGAACAACGATTATGATCAACGGTAAACTCACCTATCTATCAGCCGACCAATTGACAAATCTTCTACGTAGCACTTCCTCTTTAGATGTAACCAAAGTGGAAGTCATGACCAATCCATCAGCTAAGTATGAAGCTGCCGGAGAAAGTGGTATTGTAAATATCGTGTTGAAAAAAGGCCTGAAGCAAGGTTTTAATGGTTCGATTGGCTTGAACGGGGGGATGGGACGAGGTGCACAGATGGGGGGAAGCATAAATTTAAACTATAGAACTTCAAAAACAAACTATTTTGCTACGTACAACCAATATTATCAAAATCTAGAAAACCGTCAAGAACTCACCCGATACTTAATGAATAATGGGACCCAGCAAGCGGAGTATATTTCTGAGCAACGCAATATCGAAAAACCAAAATTACGTTCTAACAATTTTAGGATTGGAGCAGATTTTACACTCGATTCAAAAAATATCATTGGATTTCTAATCAATGGAGGATTTGGCAAATATCCCAAATATGAACCTACTGAAAATGACTTCAGAAATGCAACAGACCATAGTCTGCTTTGGAGAGCACATACGATTAATGAGGGACGAGAACGTTGGGAGGACCTGCTCTACAACCTGAACTATGTCCACAAATTTGATGAGGACGGGCATCAATTGACAGTAGATTTGGATCACGTCTATCACTATTCAAAGATGGACCAATCGTTGCAGACCACTTACACAGATGACATGCAAAATCCAACTAGACCGCTATCTGCTCGAATTGGTGATATTCCATCAAAAAACAGCGCGTATGTTGCAAAAGTTGACTACACACTTCCATTTAGAAATGGGTTAAAATTTGAAGCGGGATATAAAGGAAGTATCGTCCGAACGGAAAATGATTTACGATATGATACGCTTCAGAACGGGATTTACTTGCCCGACCATAAAACAAGCAATCACTTCATTTACCAAGAAAACATACAAGCTGCTTACTTGAATCTTAACAAAGAATGGGGAAAATTGACAACGCAGGTAGGACTTAGAGGTGAGTATACGGATACAAAAGGGGAGCAGATTACAACAGATGAAACATTTACCAAAAAATATTTCGATTTATTTCCATCGCTATTTGTCACATACACTATAGCAGACCAGCACCGAGTGCAAGCCAATTATAGCAGAAGAATTGAACGCCCTTCTTTCTGGGATATGAATCCGTTCAGGGTATATACAGACCCATTCTCCTATTATGAGGGCAATTCAAAATTGGACCCTTCGTTTTCGAACTCGTTCGAATTGGGCTATACGCTCTTAGGTAAGTATATGGTAACAACAAACTATAGCCATGCTAAAGATGTGGTCAATGAGATTGTAGGACGGGATCTGTTAGCATCCAACACTGTATTCGAACGACCAGTAAACTTAGGAACCTACACCAATATGGGCGTGTCGCTAACGGTACCAACTCAATTTACAAGATGGTGGAATGCGACTTATTTTGCAAACTTTTACTACAACAGATACGAACTACCAATGGGCGAGGCAATCAGTATACGTTCTGGAAATACACTTGCAATTAACGGCCAGAATACCTTTTCTCTTCCAAAGAGCTGGAAGCTAGAGTTGGGAGGAAACTACACGTCTGGGATGACAGTGGGGGTTCACGAAATCAAAAGCTATGGTCTCATTTACACAGGAATCCAAAAGAACTTCCTAAACGAGAAAGCCATGTTAAAACTTGTCATCAACGACATATTAAAAACCAATCAACGTCGCTATGAAACCATGTATACCGACATCCGGACTTTTGGTAAAATCAATCGTGATAGTCGATCGGTCTTACTCACGTTCAGCTATCGATTTGGAGGGAATATTTCATCCAGTAATAATAGGAGTACTGGAAGTGAAGATATCAAAAATAGATTGTAG
- the dusB gene encoding tRNA dihydrouridine synthase DusB, whose protein sequence is MSVKIGENIDLGKFPLLLAPMEDVSDPPFRYVCKQNGVDMMYTEFISSEGLIRDAAKSRQKLDIFEYERPIGIQIFGSEIEHMRQSSEICTLAHPDLIDINYGCPVKNVACRGAGASLLQDIDKMVAMTKAVVEATHLPVTVKTRLGWDDNTKNVYEVAERLQDIGIKALSIHGRTRAQMYKGQADWSMIRDVKRNPRIKIPIFGNGDIDSVEKAAAWRQEFEVDGIMIGRASIGYPWIFREIKHFFETGERLEGPTIAERVEVCHTHLTKSIEWKGEKTGIFEMRRHYANYFKGIPNFKEYRMLLVSLQTYDEIQEVLEEIKDKFVIEMA, encoded by the coding sequence ATGTCTGTTAAGATAGGTGAGAATATTGATTTAGGTAAATTCCCTTTGTTATTAGCCCCCATGGAGGATGTCAGCGATCCCCCTTTCCGTTACGTATGCAAGCAAAACGGAGTAGATATGATGTATACCGAATTCATATCATCGGAAGGATTGATTCGGGACGCGGCCAAATCTCGCCAAAAGCTTGACATATTTGAATACGAGCGTCCTATTGGTATCCAAATATTTGGATCTGAGATTGAACATATGCGCCAGTCTTCGGAGATTTGCACGCTAGCCCATCCAGACCTCATTGATATCAACTACGGTTGTCCTGTAAAAAATGTAGCCTGTAGAGGTGCAGGAGCTAGTCTACTTCAAGACATAGACAAAATGGTCGCTATGACAAAAGCTGTTGTAGAGGCAACCCACTTACCGGTAACAGTGAAAACACGACTCGGTTGGGACGATAATACTAAAAATGTATATGAAGTTGCGGAACGTCTCCAAGACATTGGCATCAAGGCCTTGTCTATCCATGGACGAACACGTGCGCAGATGTATAAGGGCCAAGCTGACTGGTCAATGATCAGAGATGTAAAGCGTAATCCACGAATCAAAATTCCTATTTTCGGAAACGGCGACATAGATTCGGTGGAAAAGGCAGCAGCTTGGAGACAGGAATTTGAGGTGGATGGTATTATGATTGGTAGAGCGTCGATTGGATATCCTTGGATTTTCAGAGAAATCAAGCACTTCTTTGAGACAGGTGAGCGCCTAGAGGGTCCAACTATTGCAGAACGTGTCGAAGTATGCCATACCCACTTGACAAAGTCCATCGAATGGAAAGGGGAAAAAACAGGGATTTTTGAAATGCGTAGACATTATGCCAATTATTTCAAAGGTATCCCAAACTTTAAGGAATATCGTATGCTACTTGTCAGCCTACAGACCTACGACGAAATTCAAGAAGTATTGGAAGAAATCAAGGATAAATTTGTCATTGAGATGGCTTAA